A window of Acinetobacter sp. TR3 contains these coding sequences:
- the estB gene encoding esterase EstB has translation MNSALQFNVSPYAPFMQETKVTLGNGIELHVEMGGNPEHPTILLIMGLGAQMLFWPDFFCKSLIDQGFRVIRFDNRDIGLSSKIREKRKRLNTMKLMSRFIVGLGNEGAPYTLYDMADDVSMLIDQLGLEKTYLIGASMGGMISQIVAAKYPEKVEKVGLLFTSNNQPFLPPPFPKQLFSLLGKPEAHDEDAIVNHSLKVFHIIGSPGYVNQVEAIQTIRKLYRRSFYPAGVLQQFLAILCTGSLLPLNKNITQPTLVVHGSKDRLLPPSHGKAVAKAISGAKFELIQGMGHDIPAHFIPQLSGLFAHHFRSSH, from the coding sequence ATGAACAGTGCTTTACAATTTAATGTGTCACCTTATGCTCCATTTATGCAAGAAACCAAAGTCACTTTAGGCAATGGTATTGAACTGCATGTTGAAATGGGCGGCAATCCAGAACACCCAACAATTCTATTGATTATGGGTTTAGGTGCTCAAATGCTGTTTTGGCCTGATTTCTTTTGTAAATCATTGATTGATCAAGGCTTTCGTGTTATCCGTTTCGATAATCGAGATATTGGTTTATCTTCAAAAATTCGTGAAAAACGAAAACGCCTCAATACTATGAAACTCATGAGTCGCTTCATCGTCGGGCTTGGTAACGAAGGTGCACCCTATACTCTATATGATATGGCTGATGATGTTTCGATGTTAATCGACCAATTGGGGCTTGAAAAAACATATCTCATAGGCGCTTCAATGGGTGGCATGATCTCTCAAATCGTGGCAGCGAAATATCCAGAAAAAGTTGAGAAAGTAGGATTATTATTTACCAGTAATAATCAACCCTTCCTACCACCACCGTTTCCAAAACAACTTTTCAGTTTATTAGGTAAACCTGAGGCACATGACGAAGATGCGATTGTGAATCATAGTTTGAAAGTATTTCATATTATTGGATCACCAGGTTATGTGAATCAAGTTGAAGCAATTCAAACCATTCGTAAACTATATCGCCGTAGTTTTTACCCAGCGGGTGTACTTCAACAGTTTTTAGCAATATTATGTACAGGTTCTTTGTTACCATTGAACAAAAATATTACTCAACCGACTTTGGTTGTACATGGTTCAAAAGATCGTTTATTACCACCAAGTCACGGGAAAGCTGTTGCAAAGGCGATTTCTGGTGCTAAATTTGAATTAATTCAAGGAATGGGGCATGATATTCCTGCTCACTTCATTCCACAACTTAGCGGTTTGTTTGCTCATCACTTTAGATCATCACACTAG
- the rubB gene encoding rubredoxin reductase RubB translates to MHPIVIIGSGMAGYTVAREFRKLSPEQELVMICADDAVNYAKPTLSNAFAGNKAPEQIALGDAAKMATQLNMRIEAETLVKEINAEQHEITLEKNGEIFTQPYSKLILAVGANPIRLAIAGDGSDDIHVVNSLIDYRTFRENLAKRKDKRVVILGAGLIGCEFANDLLHSNYDVTVIDLAPQPLGRLLPNHVAEAFKTNLEQAGIKFALSTTVEKVTKINDGEDYEVTLATGQTLIADIVLSAIGLQPNISLAKAADIQTSRGIITNTLLETNQADIYAVGDCAEVNGTLLPYVMPIMQQARALAKTLSGQSTAVHYPAMPVAVKTPAAPLTVLPAPIGVDVSWETEEFEDGMLARAADDEGTLRGFVLLGATASKQRLTLTKLVPDLIPAQV, encoded by the coding sequence ATGCATCCTATCGTCATCATCGGATCGGGCATGGCAGGCTATACTGTTGCACGTGAGTTTCGCAAACTAAGCCCAGAACAAGAACTCGTTATGATCTGCGCAGATGATGCGGTAAATTATGCAAAACCAACATTATCTAATGCCTTTGCAGGGAATAAAGCACCTGAACAAATTGCTCTAGGTGATGCAGCTAAAATGGCAACGCAACTGAATATGCGTATTGAAGCTGAAACCTTGGTGAAAGAAATTAATGCTGAACAACATGAAATCACTTTAGAAAAAAATGGTGAAATTTTCACTCAACCCTATTCAAAACTGATCCTTGCAGTGGGTGCAAATCCAATTCGTTTAGCCATTGCTGGTGATGGTAGTGATGATATTCATGTCGTGAACTCCTTGATCGACTATCGTACATTCCGTGAAAATTTAGCAAAGCGTAAAGATAAACGTGTTGTGATTCTAGGTGCGGGTTTAATTGGCTGCGAATTTGCCAATGATTTACTTCATAGCAACTATGATGTCACTGTGATTGATCTTGCACCACAACCACTTGGTCGCTTGCTACCAAATCACGTTGCTGAAGCATTTAAAACAAACTTAGAACAAGCGGGTATTAAATTCGCATTGTCGACCACTGTTGAAAAAGTAACAAAAATCAATGATGGTGAAGATTACGAAGTGACTTTGGCAACAGGTCAGACTTTAATCGCAGATATCGTTCTTTCAGCGATTGGTTTACAGCCAAATATATCTTTAGCAAAAGCTGCAGACATCCAAACAAGTCGCGGTATTATTACCAATACCTTACTTGAGACTAATCAAGCAGATATTTACGCTGTTGGAGACTGTGCAGAAGTGAATGGAACATTACTGCCATATGTTATGCCAATCATGCAGCAAGCACGTGCATTAGCAAAAACACTGAGCGGGCAAAGTACTGCTGTACACTACCCTGCAATGCCAGTTGCGGTAAAAACACCCGCTGCACCATTAACTGTATTACCAGCACCAATTGGTGTGGATGTGAGTTGGGAAACTGAAGAGTTTGAAGATGGTATGCTTGCTAGAGCAGCAGATGATGAAGGCACATTAAGAGGTTTTGTGCTTTTAGGTGCAACCGCAAGCAAACAACGTTTAACTTTAACCAAACTTGTTCCAGACTTGATTCCAGCACAAGTTTAA
- the rubA gene encoding rubredoxin RubA, translating to MKKYQCIVCGWIYDEADGWPQDGIAAGTKWEDIPDDWTCPDCGVSKADFEMIEI from the coding sequence ATGAAAAAATATCAATGTATCGTTTGTGGGTGGATTTACGACGAAGCAGATGGTTGGCCACAAGACGGCATTGCAGCAGGTACCAAATGGGAAGATATCCCTGATGATTGGACTTGCCCAGATTGCGGCGTTTCAAAAGCTGATTTTGAAATGATTGAAATCTAA
- a CDS encoding SRPBCC family protein: MQTLSYEIEIHASKQKVWEILWQKETYQAWTQFFSCNSTMQSEWKVGGKTYFYDDKGNGMISTIERLDEPNVIIFKHIGMIQDGEEDTESEDVKSWAGALEKYMLFDLDDVTQLYVEVDIQPEYIEMMNQGFEKGLALVKQLAEQ, translated from the coding sequence ATGCAGACCTTATCTTATGAAATTGAAATTCATGCTTCTAAACAAAAAGTTTGGGAGATTTTATGGCAAAAAGAAACTTATCAAGCGTGGACGCAATTTTTTTCTTGCAACTCGACCATGCAATCAGAATGGAAAGTAGGCGGTAAAACCTATTTCTATGATGATAAGGGAAATGGCATGATTTCAACAATCGAACGTTTAGATGAACCTAATGTGATTATTTTTAAACATATCGGGATGATTCAAGATGGAGAGGAAGATACTGAAAGTGAAGATGTAAAATCTTGGGCAGGTGCATTAGAAAAGTACATGTTATTTGATTTGGATGACGTTACTCAACTCTATGTAGAAGTGGATATTCAACCCGAATATATTGAAATGATGAATCAAGGATTTGAAAAAGGGTTAGCTTTGGTTAAACAACTCGCCGAGCAATAA
- the lysS gene encoding lysine--tRNA ligase, whose protein sequence is MTQQNAQSTSEQTLSENDLIAQRHAKLKQIQETAKQTGKSPWPNTFKREHYTGDLQEQFKDQDKAQIEGAEKVYVKVAGRVMLNRGSFIVIQDMTGRIQLYVDRKGLAADVLETIKSLDLGDIIAAEGYIGRSGKGDLYVHLEGFELLTKSLRPLPDKFHGLTDTEAKYRKRYLDLIVNEETRKTFEIRAKVVAGIRAFLTNERFIEVETPMMHIIPGGASARPFVTHHNALDMELYLRIAPELYLKRLVVGGFERVFEINRNFRNEGVSTRHNPEFTMIEFYQAYADYKDLMALTENMLEKLAIDILGSTDLPYGDEVYSFKGPFKKISMFDAILEHNPDFTPENVNDREFLAKFTQEVLKEKVKPGFGLGKLQTIVFEETVETKLRQPTFITEYPAETSPLARRNDDNPHITDRFEFFIGGRELANGFSELNDPIDQAERFQAQVEEKDAGDDEAMHYDADFIEALEYGLPPTAGQGIGIDRLVMLFANAPSIRDVLLFPHMRRKD, encoded by the coding sequence ATGACGCAGCAAAACGCTCAATCGACTTCTGAACAAACACTTTCCGAAAACGATTTAATCGCACAGCGTCATGCCAAATTAAAGCAAATCCAAGAGACTGCCAAACAAACAGGTAAGAGTCCTTGGCCGAATACGTTTAAACGTGAGCACTATACGGGTGACTTACAAGAACAATTTAAAGATCAAGATAAAGCACAAATCGAAGGTGCTGAAAAAGTTTATGTAAAAGTCGCGGGTCGTGTCATGTTGAACCGTGGGTCATTTATTGTGATCCAAGATATGACAGGTCGTATCCAACTGTATGTGGATCGTAAAGGTTTAGCAGCAGACGTTTTAGAAACGATTAAAAGCTTAGACCTTGGCGATATTATTGCTGCTGAAGGTTATATCGGACGTTCTGGCAAAGGTGACCTATATGTACACCTTGAAGGTTTTGAATTATTAACCAAATCACTTCGTCCGCTTCCAGATAAATTCCACGGTTTAACGGATACTGAAGCGAAATATCGCAAGCGTTATTTAGATTTGATCGTCAACGAAGAAACACGTAAAACCTTTGAAATTCGTGCCAAAGTGGTTGCAGGTATTCGTGCATTCTTGACCAATGAACGTTTCATAGAAGTTGAAACGCCAATGATGCATATCATTCCGGGTGGTGCATCGGCTAGACCATTTGTAACGCATCATAATGCTTTAGATATGGAACTCTATTTGCGTATCGCGCCAGAGCTCTATTTAAAGCGCCTTGTAGTAGGTGGTTTTGAGCGTGTGTTTGAAATTAACCGTAATTTCCGTAATGAAGGGGTGTCAACACGTCATAACCCTGAATTTACTATGATCGAGTTTTATCAAGCTTATGCTGATTATAAAGACTTGATGGCATTGACTGAAAACATGCTCGAGAAATTGGCGATCGACATTTTAGGTTCTACCGATTTGCCCTATGGTGATGAAGTGTATAGCTTCAAAGGGCCATTCAAGAAAATTTCAATGTTTGATGCTATTCTTGAACATAATCCTGACTTCACACCTGAAAATGTGAATGATCGTGAGTTCTTAGCTAAATTTACTCAAGAAGTGTTGAAAGAAAAAGTGAAGCCAGGTTTCGGTTTAGGTAAGTTGCAGACGATTGTCTTCGAAGAAACTGTAGAAACGAAACTACGTCAGCCGACATTCATTACAGAATACCCTGCTGAAACTTCACCACTTGCGCGCCGTAATGATGATAATCCTCATATTACAGATCGTTTTGAGTTCTTTATTGGCGGTCGTGAATTAGCCAATGGTTTCTCTGAGTTAAATGACCCGATTGATCAAGCGGAACGTTTCCAAGCACAGGTTGAGGAAAAAGACGCAGGTGATGATGAAGCGATGCATTATGATGCAGACTTTATTGAAGCATTAGAATATGGTTTACCGCCTACAGCAGGTCAAGGGATTGGTATTGATCGTTTAGTCATGCTATTTGCCAACGCACCAAGTATTCGTGATGTATTATTGTTCCCACACATGCGTCGTAAAGATTAA
- a CDS encoding DUF2059 domain-containing protein has translation MRKFILSLIIGTVISMPTFAQQASKESVKELLKVTKSEQLIDQSSQYVHQIMASSIEQATQGQELNAKQKKAIDNFNQDIANIVKQDFTWAKLEPEMIQLYVEEFTQEEINGMLEFYKTPVGQSTINKLPIVMQKSLKIGQQQMGELTPKIMQAAEKLAKELQTK, from the coding sequence ATGAGAAAGTTTATTCTAAGCCTTATAATCGGCACAGTGATTTCCATGCCTACTTTTGCTCAACAGGCATCAAAAGAGTCAGTAAAAGAGCTATTAAAAGTCACTAAATCTGAACAGTTAATCGATCAATCAAGCCAATATGTCCACCAAATTATGGCTTCAAGTATTGAACAAGCCACTCAAGGACAAGAACTCAATGCTAAACAAAAGAAAGCCATTGATAATTTTAATCAAGACATTGCAAACATTGTAAAACAGGATTTTACTTGGGCTAAATTAGAGCCTGAAATGATTCAACTCTATGTTGAAGAATTTACCCAAGAAGAAATCAACGGCATGCTTGAATTTTATAAAACACCTGTTGGTCAATCGACAATTAATAAATTACCTATTGTAATGCAAAAAAGTCTGAAAATTGGTCAGCAACAAATGGGTGAGTTAACACCTAAAATCATGCAAGCCGCTGAAAAACTCGCAAAAGAACTGCAAACAAAATAA
- a CDS encoding capsule assembly Wzi family protein, which yields MFVKKTLYIALFSAISATTFAQGLVLNDANLRTDLNWLNQQGVIQISTSTWPLSSDEIQHALSQAKVSNNTQQKVINSVLNALQTDNETVKLGLHADTDIKTIPQTFADNQKSQYQVSVEFNAGAENWDAKLRINAEKDPLIDNGHDANVEGSYIAGKLWNQWVVAGQIPTYWGPGHDGSLIRGDASRPVYGVTVQRANQNAFESKWLSWIGPWQYQAFAGQLDDYKAVPDAKLIGLRLTAHPFPALEIGASRAIQWGGDGRSESLSSLWDAFTGTKDNGGTGKADPSNQIAGFDGRLFLQTLLNVPVSLYGQFVGEDEAGGLPAKYMYLGGADFSSIYKDMPYQLYAEWADTRTNGEVRRISYAHTIYKDGYYQHGFPLGHAIGGDGQTYSIGGDIRFDVMNRLSGRVLYAKVNESNLLINEAFPKQDTLKGLDLTWTHYLKPTIPLKVNGWVSDSDLNGRDGGLSVGVEIPLEKNMFRF from the coding sequence ATGTTTGTAAAAAAAACACTTTATATCGCATTATTTTCGGCTATTTCAGCTACTACTTTTGCACAAGGGCTTGTATTGAATGATGCAAACTTACGCACTGACTTAAATTGGTTAAATCAGCAAGGTGTTATACAAATCAGCACTTCAACTTGGCCGTTGAGTAGTGACGAAATTCAACATGCTTTATCTCAAGCAAAGGTCAGTAATAATACACAGCAAAAAGTGATCAATTCTGTACTAAATGCACTCCAGACTGATAATGAAACAGTAAAACTTGGTTTGCATGCAGACACAGATATTAAAACAATTCCTCAAACATTTGCTGATAATCAAAAATCACAATATCAGGTATCGGTCGAATTTAATGCAGGCGCTGAGAATTGGGATGCCAAGCTACGGATCAATGCTGAGAAAGATCCTTTAATTGATAATGGTCATGATGCCAATGTTGAAGGCTCTTATATTGCAGGTAAATTGTGGAATCAATGGGTCGTTGCTGGTCAAATCCCTACTTATTGGGGGCCTGGACATGATGGAAGTTTGATCCGTGGTGATGCTAGTCGTCCTGTTTATGGGGTGACTGTTCAAAGAGCAAATCAAAATGCATTTGAATCAAAATGGTTATCATGGATTGGACCTTGGCAGTATCAAGCTTTTGCGGGTCAATTAGATGACTACAAAGCAGTCCCTGATGCGAAACTCATTGGTTTGCGTTTAACAGCTCATCCATTTCCAGCATTAGAAATCGGAGCTTCCCGTGCTATTCAATGGGGCGGTGATGGTCGATCTGAGAGTTTAAGCTCACTGTGGGATGCCTTTACAGGAACAAAAGATAATGGTGGGACGGGCAAAGCCGATCCATCTAATCAAATTGCAGGATTTGATGGTCGGCTATTTTTACAAACTTTATTGAACGTTCCAGTCAGTTTGTATGGTCAGTTTGTTGGTGAAGATGAAGCCGGTGGATTACCTGCAAAATATATGTACCTCGGTGGTGCAGATTTTTCTTCAATTTATAAAGATATGCCATATCAATTATATGCAGAATGGGCTGACACGCGTACCAATGGCGAGGTAAGACGTATTTCTTATGCCCATACTATTTATAAAGACGGCTATTACCAGCACGGTTTCCCATTAGGACATGCAATTGGTGGTGATGGGCAGACATATTCTATTGGTGGCGATATTCGTTTTGATGTGATGAATCGTCTAAGTGGACGTGTACTTTATGCCAAAGTGAATGAATCTAACTTGTTAATTAATGAGGCCTTTCCAAAACAAGATACCTTAAAAGGTTTAGATTTAACATGGACACATTATTTAAAACCAACAATTCCGTTAAAAGTGAATGGTTGGGTGAGTGACTCGGATCTCAATGGTCGTGATGGTGGTCTTTCAGTCGGTGTAGAAATTCCATTAGAAAAGAATATGTTCCGTTTCTAA
- the cysD gene encoding sulfate adenylyltransferase subunit CysD has protein sequence MTENRLTHLKQLEAESIHIIREVAAEFENPVMLYSIGKDSAVMLHLALKAFYPAKLPFPLLHVDTGWKFKDMITFRDNMAKTHGFDLIVHQNKEGRDAGINPFDHGSSKYTDIMKTQGLKQALDKYQFDAAFGGARRDEEKSRAKERVYSFRDTKHRWDPKNQRPELWNLYNGKVNKGESIRVFPLSNWTELDIWQYIYLENIQLVPLYFSAVRPVVERSGTLIMVDDERMRLKEGEVPQMKSVRFRTLGCYPLTGAVESEADTLPEIIQEMLLATSSERQGRMIDHDEAGSMEKKKQEGYF, from the coding sequence ATGACTGAAAATAGATTAACGCACCTCAAGCAACTTGAGGCAGAAAGTATTCATATTATTCGTGAAGTTGCAGCTGAATTTGAAAATCCAGTGATGCTTTATTCAATTGGTAAAGATTCAGCAGTCATGTTACATCTTGCCTTGAAAGCATTTTATCCTGCTAAACTTCCTTTTCCACTCCTGCATGTAGATACAGGTTGGAAGTTTAAAGACATGATCACATTCCGTGACAACATGGCAAAAACTCATGGCTTTGATTTAATCGTACATCAAAATAAAGAAGGTCGCGATGCAGGGATTAACCCATTTGATCATGGTAGTTCAAAATATACCGATATCATGAAAACTCAGGGTTTAAAACAAGCATTAGATAAATATCAGTTTGATGCTGCGTTTGGTGGTGCGCGCCGTGATGAGGAAAAATCCCGTGCGAAAGAACGTGTTTATTCATTCCGTGATACGAAGCATCGTTGGGATCCAAAAAACCAACGTCCAGAACTTTGGAATCTTTACAATGGTAAAGTGAACAAAGGTGAAAGCATTCGTGTTTTCCCTCTATCTAACTGGACTGAGTTAGATATTTGGCAGTATATCTATTTAGAAAATATTCAACTTGTTCCTCTTTACTTTTCAGCTGTACGCCCAGTTGTAGAGCGTAGCGGTACGTTAATCATGGTCGATGATGAGCGTATGCGTTTAAAGGAGGGTGAAGTTCCTCAAATGAAATCGGTACGTTTCCGTACACTTGGTTGTTACCCATTAACTGGTGCAGTTGAGTCTGAGGCGGATACATTGCCTGAAATTATCCAAGAAATGCTTTTGGCTACCAGTTCAGAGCGTCAAGGTCGTATGATTGACCATGATGAAGCTGGCTCAATGGAAAAGAAAAAGCAGGAAGGTTATTTCTAA
- the cysN gene encoding sulfate adenylyltransferase subunit CysN, translating into MSHQSDLISQDILAYLKQHENKDLLRFLTCGNVDDGKSTLIGRLLYDSKLIYEDQLQAVTRDSKKVGTTGDAPDLALLVDGLQAEREQGITIDVAYRYFSTEKRKFIIADTPGHEQYTRNMATGASTADLAIILIDARYGVQTQTRRHTFIASLLGIKNIVVAINKMDLVEFSEARFNEIQVEYDAFLSQLGERRPENILFVPISALNGDNVVNPSASTPWYKGQTLMSILESVEIKRESNKNEFRFPVQYVNRPNLDFRGFAGTIALGEINVGDEIVALPSGKKSTVKEIVTFDGNLEQAIAGQAVTLTLNDEIDISRGNVLVRAGEQPLISRSVRASVVWMNEHPLVKGKLYNLKIGTQTVPAKVSAINYRVNVNTLEHTQVEEIELNAIADLVIEFDAPVVFDQYQDSRYTGSLIFIDRLSNVTVGAGMIEAAVEWTAHSNPVTAEDRAARLGQKPAVIGVSAQLIENAQALESLLIQQGVVAIAKAGLTAEQIALLRETGVVVITTIVEGTDTSLTADTAEEAAEKIVELVRL; encoded by the coding sequence ATGTCTCATCAATCAGATCTTATTAGCCAAGATATTTTGGCATATTTAAAACAGCACGAAAATAAAGACCTTTTGCGCTTCTTGACTTGCGGTAACGTCGATGATGGTAAGTCAACGCTAATTGGTCGTTTACTTTATGATTCAAAGTTGATCTATGAAGATCAATTACAAGCGGTAACACGTGATAGTAAAAAAGTAGGAACGACTGGTGATGCGCCTGATCTTGCTTTACTTGTTGATGGTTTACAAGCTGAACGTGAACAGGGGATTACGATTGATGTAGCTTATCGTTATTTCTCAACTGAAAAACGTAAGTTCATCATTGCAGATACACCAGGACACGAACAATATACCCGTAACATGGCAACAGGTGCATCAACGGCTGATCTTGCCATCATTTTGATTGATGCGCGTTATGGCGTACAAACACAAACTCGTCGTCATACTTTTATTGCAAGCTTACTCGGTATCAAGAATATCGTTGTTGCGATTAATAAAATGGACTTGGTTGAGTTTTCTGAAGCACGTTTTAATGAAATTCAAGTTGAATATGATGCATTCTTAAGCCAACTTGGTGAACGTCGTCCAGAGAATATTTTATTCGTTCCGATTTCGGCATTGAATGGCGATAACGTCGTTAATCCATCTGCAAGTACGCCGTGGTACAAGGGTCAAACCTTGATGAGCATTCTTGAATCGGTGGAAATTAAACGCGAATCAAATAAAAATGAATTCCGTTTCCCTGTTCAGTATGTAAATCGTCCAAACCTTGATTTCCGTGGTTTTGCGGGTACGATTGCGCTTGGTGAAATCAACGTTGGTGATGAAATCGTTGCCTTACCTTCAGGTAAAAAATCAACGGTTAAAGAAATTGTGACCTTTGATGGGAATCTTGAACAAGCAATTGCAGGTCAAGCGGTTACTTTAACGTTAAATGATGAAATTGATATTTCACGTGGTAATGTTTTGGTTCGTGCAGGTGAACAACCTCTTATTTCGCGTAGTGTTCGTGCATCTGTTGTATGGATGAATGAACATCCTTTAGTGAAAGGTAAATTGTATAACCTTAAAATCGGTACTCAAACTGTTCCTGCAAAAGTCAGTGCGATCAATTACCGTGTCAACGTAAATACACTTGAACATACTCAAGTTGAAGAAATTGAGTTAAATGCGATTGCAGATCTTGTGATTGAGTTTGATGCTCCAGTGGTATTTGACCAATATCAAGATAGCCGTTATACAGGTTCGTTGATCTTTATTGACCGCTTAAGCAATGTTACTGTTGGTGCAGGGATGATTGAAGCCGCAGTAGAATGGACTGCGCATAGTAATCCTGTGACAGCGGAAGATCGTGCTGCTCGCTTAGGTCAGAAACCTGCTGTGATTGGTGTTTCTGCGCAGTTAATCGAGAATGCACAAGCTTTAGAAAGTTTGTTGATTCAACAAGGTGTTGTTGCAATTGCCAAAGCAGGTCTAACTGCTGAGCAAATTGCATTGTTACGTGAAACAGGTGTGGTTGTGATTACCACTATTGTTGAGGGTACGGATACAAGTTTGACAGCTGATACTGCTGAAGAAGCTGCTGAAAAAATCGTGGAGTTAGTTCGTCTTTAA
- a CDS encoding ribosomal protein L7/L12 has protein sequence MSLNIEMPREALDALRAGQLIDAIKITREKTGLGLKESKDLVERYLKEHPQEQALIQEQLAQRSRGGIQIFILIFIILVILVWFLTR, from the coding sequence ATGAGTTTGAATATAGAGATGCCACGTGAGGCTCTAGATGCTTTAAGAGCAGGTCAGTTGATAGATGCAATCAAAATTACTCGTGAGAAAACAGGTCTTGGGTTGAAAGAATCCAAAGACTTGGTCGAACGATATTTAAAAGAGCATCCACAAGAGCAAGCGCTAATTCAGGAACAGTTAGCCCAACGCAGTCGTGGCGGAATCCAAATCTTTATTTTGATTTTCATCATATTGGTGATTTTAGTTTGGTTTTTGACCAGATAA
- a CDS encoding hemolysin family protein — MSLFQNIIIIILLITAAGFLSLTEIALAGARKVKLKILAESGEIRAQKVLDLQEQSADFFAASQIGLNAVAILGGILGEAAFRPFFVEMLKQFYVGPWLETIGFALSFTLVTSLFILFADLMPKRLAMIAPEKISIRVIEPIQVFIKICKPLAWGINAIANLLFRLFKVNTIRDDNITFDDISAVMDAGAQAGVLQKQEHHFIENVFELEERTVPSSMTTRENVVYFTLKENESSIRQKLAEYPYSKFLVCNEHIDQVIGYVDTKDILVRILNNQSLLQLNESTIRTVLIIPDTLTLSEVLDRFRSTKEKFAVVINEYALVVGVITLSDIMITVMGDWVTPMEEDQQIIKRDNHSWLIDGSTPIEDVKHVLEIEEFPENENYETIAGFIMYRLRKIPRPADAVEYAGFKFEVVDIDHYKIDQLLVTQIIPSLENEPPSTTTE; from the coding sequence GTGAGTCTCTTCCAAAATATTATTATCATTATTCTGCTCATAACTGCGGCAGGTTTTCTCTCGCTCACTGAAATTGCACTTGCTGGTGCTCGAAAAGTTAAATTAAAAATTTTGGCTGAATCTGGTGAAATTCGAGCACAAAAAGTTTTAGATTTACAGGAACAGTCTGCGGACTTTTTTGCAGCCTCACAAATCGGTTTAAATGCTGTTGCTATCTTAGGCGGTATTTTAGGTGAAGCAGCTTTTCGCCCATTTTTTGTAGAAATGCTTAAACAGTTTTATGTGGGGCCTTGGCTAGAAACGATTGGTTTTGCTTTATCCTTCACCTTAGTAACTTCCCTTTTTATTTTGTTTGCGGATCTAATGCCAAAACGTTTGGCAATGATTGCTCCAGAAAAAATTTCTATTCGTGTTATTGAGCCGATTCAAGTTTTTATCAAAATTTGTAAGCCTTTAGCTTGGGGAATCAATGCAATTGCAAACTTGTTGTTCCGATTATTTAAAGTAAATACCATTCGTGATGACAATATTACGTTTGATGATATTTCTGCTGTCATGGATGCAGGAGCTCAAGCTGGCGTTTTGCAAAAACAGGAGCACCACTTCATTGAAAATGTTTTTGAACTTGAAGAAAGAACCGTTCCTTCAAGCATGACCACGCGTGAAAATGTTGTTTATTTCACACTTAAAGAAAATGAAAGTAGTATTCGCCAAAAACTCGCTGAATATCCTTATTCAAAATTTTTAGTCTGTAATGAGCATATTGATCAAGTCATTGGTTATGTCGATACCAAAGATATTTTAGTCCGTATCTTAAATAATCAATCTCTACTTCAACTCAATGAATCTACAATCCGCACCGTCTTAATCATTCCTGACACCTTAACTTTATCCGAAGTACTTGATCGTTTTCGCTCTACCAAAGAAAAGTTTGCAGTCGTTATTAACGAATATGCTCTAGTTGTTGGAGTGATTACTTTAAGCGACATTATGATTACAGTGATGGGTGATTGGGTAACACCAATGGAAGAAGATCAACAAATTATTAAGCGTGATAACCACTCATGGCTGATTGATGGTAGCACCCCAATTGAAGATGTGAAACATGTCTTAGAAATTGAAGAATTTCCAGAAAATGAAAATTATGAAACAATCGCGGGTTTCATCATGTATCGTCTACGCAAAATCCCTCGCCCTGCCGATGCGGTAGAATATGCGGGTTTTAAGTTTGAAGTAGTTGATATTGACCATTATAAAATCGATCAATTACTGGTCACTCAAATTATTCCCAGCTTAGAAAATGAGCCGCCGTCAACAACAACTGAATAA